One genomic window of Polyangium aurulentum includes the following:
- a CDS encoding glutamate--tRNA ligase family protein: protein MGEVCRFAPSTTGPAHLGTLAAALLCWLDARKRGARLLLRLEDLDPDRCKPAFARSIVDDLAWLGLDWDEVVEQHALGAQHEAAMDRLEALGALYPCTMTREELRAIGRRTPDGGHAYDNRGRGRPLPPGGWRACKEPVRVTLPDRHFEPVDEGGLDLSGDPAASFGDPIVRRRDGSIAYQLAVVVDDAAAGVNRVVRGRDIAPSTATQAALMELLGLSVPVYRHHALLLEEHGGKLAKTHGAARAAALADDPRRFCGALAFGLGIVDRAEPLSPADLVSEFDWARVTRGDRVVRWEKGTPILAPVAGSTLGG, encoded by the coding sequence GTGGGCGAGGTCTGCCGCTTTGCCCCGTCCACGACCGGCCCAGCGCACCTGGGCACCCTCGCCGCCGCCCTGCTTTGCTGGCTCGACGCCAGAAAGCGGGGCGCGCGCCTCTTGCTCCGCCTCGAAGATCTCGACCCCGACCGCTGCAAGCCGGCGTTCGCCCGCTCGATCGTCGACGACCTCGCCTGGCTCGGGCTCGATTGGGACGAGGTCGTGGAGCAGCACGCGCTCGGGGCGCAGCACGAGGCGGCGATGGACCGCCTCGAAGCCCTGGGCGCGCTTTATCCCTGCACGATGACCCGCGAGGAGCTGCGCGCGATTGGCCGGCGCACGCCCGACGGAGGCCATGCCTACGACAACCGCGGCCGGGGCCGTCCGTTACCGCCTGGCGGGTGGCGCGCGTGCAAGGAGCCCGTGCGCGTCACGCTCCCCGATCGCCATTTCGAGCCCGTCGACGAGGGCGGGCTCGATCTGTCGGGCGACCCGGCCGCGTCGTTCGGCGATCCCATCGTGCGGCGTCGCGACGGGTCGATTGCGTATCAGCTCGCGGTGGTCGTGGACGACGCGGCGGCGGGGGTCAATCGCGTGGTGCGCGGGCGAGACATCGCGCCGAGCACGGCCACGCAGGCGGCGTTGATGGAGCTGCTCGGGCTATCGGTCCCGGTGTACCGGCATCATGCGCTGCTGCTCGAAGAGCACGGCGGCAAGCTCGCAAAGACGCACGGCGCGGCGCGCGCGGCGGCGCTCGCCGACGATCCCCGGCGATTCTGTGGAGCGCTCGCATTCGGGCTCGGAATCGTCGATCGCGCCGAGCCGCTCTCGCCGGCGGACCTCGTGTCCGAATTCGATTGGGCGCGTGTCACGCGCGGCGATCGGGTCGTGCGGTGGGAGAAGGGGACGCCGATCCTCGCGCCTGTGGCCGGATCGACGCTGGGGGGGTGA
- a CDS encoding alpha/beta fold hydrolase, translating into MAISTPRFFAALLCVAASLQIGCISPEEPGTLVPPTADQDPALPQRTITVAGEARAIHTETFGDPSNPALFLLHDMLADYRAFQVFEALSDRYFVVMWDQRGHGLSERIADGEYTVDSIVEEIDALKALHSPNAPVTLIGHGFGAAYAALYMSRRPASVSQAVLMEPVGLNGQIYNDSYYSVFDDSTWNATIARMLWQNEALTATDHETIDYRALSFVADARWTKLNCDNTNPPPFPVWRPGGYVEILRERMIEGGGSIHEYKFDFAAGLSTFPAMVRILVSDCSALGFDFQNKNNRPLIQHSEIVVIRASGHRMFIEQPSATLIAVKDYLSEY; encoded by the coding sequence ATGGCGATCTCCACACCTCGATTCTTCGCCGCGCTGCTCTGCGTCGCGGCGTCCTTGCAAATCGGCTGCATCTCGCCGGAAGAGCCCGGCACGCTCGTCCCGCCCACGGCCGATCAGGATCCGGCCCTGCCGCAGCGGACGATCACCGTGGCCGGCGAGGCGCGGGCGATCCACACCGAGACCTTCGGCGACCCCTCGAACCCGGCGCTCTTCTTGCTGCACGACATGCTCGCCGATTATCGCGCCTTCCAGGTCTTCGAGGCCCTGTCCGATCGCTACTTCGTGGTGATGTGGGACCAGCGCGGCCATGGTCTGTCCGAGCGCATCGCCGACGGGGAGTACACCGTCGACTCCATCGTCGAGGAGATCGACGCGCTCAAGGCGCTTCATTCGCCGAACGCGCCTGTCACGCTGATCGGGCACGGGTTTGGCGCAGCGTATGCCGCGCTCTACATGTCCAGAAGGCCCGCGTCCGTGAGCCAGGCGGTGCTCATGGAGCCCGTCGGCCTGAATGGCCAGATCTACAACGACAGCTACTACAGCGTCTTCGACGACAGCACCTGGAACGCCACCATCGCCCGGATGCTATGGCAAAACGAGGCGCTCACGGCCACCGATCACGAGACCATCGATTACAGGGCGCTCTCGTTCGTCGCGGATGCCCGCTGGACCAAGCTCAACTGCGACAACACGAACCCGCCGCCCTTCCCGGTCTGGCGGCCCGGCGGGTACGTGGAGATCCTGCGCGAGAGGATGATCGAGGGGGGCGGCTCGATTCACGAGTACAAATTCGACTTCGCCGCAGGTCTCTCCACGTTCCCGGCGATGGTGCGCATCCTCGTCAGCGATTGCAGCGCGCTCGGCTTCGACTTCCAGAACAAGAACAACCGCCCGCTCATCCAGCACTCCGAGATCGTCGTGATCCGCGCCTCGGGCCACCGCATGTTCATCGAGCAGCCCTCGGCGACCCTCATCGCCGTCAAGGACTACCTCTCCGAATACTAG
- a CDS encoding ABC-F family ATP-binding cassette domain-containing protein, which produces MIVTSNLGKSYGDRTLFEGVTLKLNRGSRYGLVGANGSGKSTLLEILSGDEPATEGSFNMPRETRMGVLRQDQFLSDEERIIDLAMMGDRAVWDALAEEKRIVEEGSGDPRRLAELSDVIRAHDGYTLKARATSILEGLGIPLASHERPLGTLSGGFKLRVLLAQVLVGGPDVLLLDEPTNHLDILSIRWLEKFLCGHDGCVLVISHDQRFLENVATHVLDIDYGTITLYHGSWSAFVKAKAEERAQKEAEIERIKEEIAHKQAYVDRFRYKATKAKQAQSRLKQIEKIEVPELEESSRRSPSFRFTIARPSGRDVVEATGVSKSYGDKPVLRDVSVAVRRGERVAVIGPNGIGKSTLLRILAGRLEADGGAVRWGHETRVGYFAQDHREVLDDPDATPLEIMSAACPTEPDSQVRGRLGRMLFSGDDVKKPVGMLSGGEAARLLFCRIMADDPNVLLLDEPTNHLDIEAIEALAEGLIAYEGTTILVSHDRWFVSRLATRVLEVTPAGPNDFPGTYEEYLARCGDDHLDAEAVVLKAKASREGDRAPAAPVTNTAWEEQKKKRNRQKELPARRDKVMAQIEAAEARKKAIVALYCSDGFFEKTSKPEIAALEKEQRDLDGKLDALMSEWEAIEGELAEVGTA; this is translated from the coding sequence ATGATCGTCACGTCGAACCTGGGAAAGTCGTACGGCGACCGGACGCTCTTCGAGGGCGTCACGCTCAAGCTCAACCGCGGCTCGCGCTACGGGCTCGTGGGCGCGAACGGGTCGGGCAAGTCGACGTTGCTCGAGATCCTCTCGGGCGACGAGCCGGCGACCGAGGGGAGCTTCAACATGCCGCGCGAGACGCGAATGGGCGTCTTGCGGCAGGATCAGTTCCTGAGCGACGAGGAGCGGATCATCGATCTCGCGATGATGGGCGACCGCGCGGTGTGGGACGCGCTCGCGGAGGAGAAGCGCATCGTCGAGGAGGGCAGCGGCGATCCGCGCCGCCTGGCCGAGCTCTCCGACGTGATCCGGGCGCACGACGGCTACACGTTGAAGGCGCGGGCGACGTCGATCCTCGAGGGCCTCGGCATCCCGCTCGCCTCGCACGAACGGCCGCTCGGGACCTTGTCGGGCGGCTTCAAGCTGCGCGTGCTGCTCGCGCAGGTGCTCGTGGGCGGGCCGGACGTGCTCTTGCTCGACGAGCCCACCAACCACCTCGACATCCTGTCGATCCGCTGGCTCGAGAAGTTCCTCTGCGGTCACGACGGGTGCGTGCTCGTGATCTCGCACGACCAGCGCTTCCTCGAGAACGTGGCGACGCACGTGCTCGACATCGATTACGGCACGATCACGCTCTACCACGGGAGCTGGTCGGCCTTCGTGAAGGCGAAGGCGGAGGAGCGGGCGCAGAAAGAGGCGGAGATCGAGCGGATCAAGGAGGAGATCGCCCACAAGCAGGCGTACGTCGACAGGTTCCGCTACAAGGCGACGAAGGCGAAGCAGGCGCAGAGCCGGCTCAAGCAGATCGAGAAGATCGAGGTGCCCGAGCTCGAGGAGAGCTCGCGGCGCTCGCCTTCGTTCCGCTTCACGATCGCGCGTCCCAGCGGGCGCGACGTGGTCGAGGCGACGGGCGTCTCGAAATCGTACGGCGACAAACCCGTCCTGCGCGACGTCTCGGTGGCGGTGCGGCGCGGGGAGCGGGTGGCGGTGATCGGGCCGAACGGGATCGGCAAATCGACGCTGCTGCGGATCCTCGCGGGGCGCCTCGAGGCCGACGGCGGCGCGGTGCGCTGGGGGCACGAGACGCGCGTCGGGTATTTCGCGCAGGATCACCGCGAGGTGCTCGACGATCCGGATGCGACGCCGCTCGAGATCATGTCCGCGGCCTGCCCGACCGAGCCGGATAGCCAGGTGCGCGGCAGGCTCGGGCGGATGCTGTTTTCGGGCGACGACGTGAAGAAGCCCGTGGGCATGCTGAGCGGCGGCGAGGCGGCGAGGCTCTTGTTTTGCCGGATCATGGCCGACGATCCGAACGTGCTCTTGCTCGACGAGCCGACGAACCACCTCGACATCGAGGCGATCGAGGCGCTCGCCGAGGGGCTCATTGCGTACGAGGGGACGACCATTCTGGTGTCGCACGACAGGTGGTTCGTCTCGCGCCTGGCGACGCGCGTGCTCGAGGTGACCCCGGCCGGCCCCAACGATTTCCCCGGGACCTACGAGGAGTACCTTGCCCGATGCGGCGACGATCATCTCGACGCCGAGGCGGTGGTGCTGAAGGCGAAGGCCTCGCGCGAGGGCGACCGCGCGCCCGCCGCGCCCGTGACGAACACGGCGTGGGAGGAGCAGAAGAAGAAGCGCAACCGGCAAAAGGAGCTGCCGGCGCGCAGGGACAAGGTGATGGCGCAGATCGAGGCGGCCGAGGCGCGCAAGAAGGCGATCGTGGCGCTTTATTGCAGCGACGGCTTCTTCGAGAAGACGAGCAAGCCGGAGATCGCCGCGCTCGAAAAGGAGCAGCGCGATCTCGACGGGAAGCTCGACGCGTTGATGAGCGAATGGGAGGCGATCGAGGGGGAGCTCGCGGAGGTCGGGACGGCCTAG
- a CDS encoding NAD(P)/FAD-dependent oxidoreductase, protein MDRAPESTHEYDVVVAGGGPSGSVAALVLARQGRKVLLVDASDESDPPIGETLPPAARPLLRDLDLWERVAGSGHVPCLGNQSAWGSANVHETDFLRDPNGHGLHLDRALFDARLREAAQSAGVVVADGVTVSRAVRASVGYRIKLEKGEREREVGARFVIDATGRRAAVAQKLGAVRRTDDALVRVSAVLHVPGGARTDRDTRTLIEAMPDGWWSTALLPSKERFVAYVTDADLLSPDMTDEEQFMRLLNRTRHVWAHLEVHGYALRAAPRVTSVQGGRLDPYVGDGWLAAGDAALSFDPLASQGVLMALFTGMASGEAANAHLSGDRTALVRYANRLAKIRETYRRNRSAWYGLEDRYTERTFWRRRREAVPASPGVLATGT, encoded by the coding sequence ATGGATCGGGCGCCGGAAAGCACGCACGAATACGACGTGGTGGTAGCAGGGGGAGGACCTTCGGGTTCCGTGGCCGCCCTGGTCCTCGCGCGTCAGGGGCGGAAAGTGCTGCTCGTGGACGCCTCGGATGAATCCGATCCGCCGATCGGCGAGACGCTTCCGCCCGCGGCGCGCCCCCTTTTGCGCGATCTCGATCTGTGGGAGCGCGTGGCGGGCAGCGGACACGTGCCTTGCCTCGGCAATCAATCGGCGTGGGGCTCGGCGAACGTGCACGAGACCGATTTCCTGCGCGACCCGAACGGACACGGGCTGCACCTCGATCGGGCGCTGTTCGACGCGCGACTGCGCGAGGCGGCGCAGAGCGCGGGCGTCGTGGTGGCCGATGGCGTGACGGTGTCGCGCGCGGTGCGCGCGAGCGTGGGTTATCGGATCAAGCTCGAGAAGGGCGAGCGCGAGCGTGAGGTCGGTGCGCGCTTCGTGATCGACGCGACGGGGCGGCGCGCGGCGGTGGCGCAGAAGCTCGGGGCCGTGCGGCGGACCGACGATGCGCTCGTGCGGGTCTCGGCGGTTCTTCACGTGCCGGGCGGAGCGCGGACCGACCGTGACACGCGCACGCTGATCGAGGCGATGCCGGACGGCTGGTGGTCCACGGCGCTCTTGCCCTCGAAGGAGAGGTTCGTCGCGTACGTGACCGACGCGGATCTGCTCTCGCCGGACATGACCGACGAGGAGCAGTTCATGCGCTTGCTCAACCGCACGCGTCACGTCTGGGCGCACCTCGAGGTGCACGGCTATGCGTTGCGGGCGGCGCCGCGGGTGACTTCGGTCCAGGGCGGCCGGCTGGATCCGTACGTGGGCGACGGGTGGCTCGCGGCGGGCGATGCGGCGCTGTCGTTCGATCCGCTCGCCTCGCAGGGCGTGCTGATGGCGCTCTTCACGGGCATGGCGTCGGGCGAGGCGGCGAACGCGCACCTGTCGGGCGATCGCACCGCGCTCGTCCGCTACGCCAATCGCCTGGCGAAGATCCGCGAGACGTACCGGCGCAACCGCTCGGCGTGGTACGGGCTCGAGGACCGCTACACGGAGCGGACGTTCTGGCGGCGGCGGCGCGAGGCGGTGCCCGCGTCTCCGGGCGTGCTGGCGACCGGGACGTGA